The DNA segment CGAATCCGACAATAACGGCGCAAATTACGGTCAGTAGAATATGTGTCGGCATTAACGCTTCCTAGGGGCTTCCTTCACCTAGGATAGCTTGGCCTTCAAACGCAGTCACGATGTTAATGGTTCACTGATTTAGGTCCCTGATTTCCGGTGCTCGACGCGTTAGGAAACCATCCACCTCTGTCTGGAACGACGACCGTCCAAGCTGGCAACACCGGCTCCAAATGCAGCTAGTTGGAGCAGGCCGCCTGCCATCGCCGCATTTTTCCAAAAGTGGAGAAATTGGTTTTGGTCCGAAAAGTCACTGTGGAACACCAAGGCTGTTAAAAGGCTGAAAAGTGCAAGGATCAAGCCCACGAAACGAGTTTGATATCCCAAGGCAATGGCCGCACCCCCGCCAATTTCCAGCACAATCGCTCCGACCAGCGCTATTACCGGAAACGGAAGCCCGGATGCCGCGATGTAACCCAGATATGATTCGGAGTTGGTGATCTTCCCAATTCCGGACGTTATGAATATCGGGCTGATAAGAAGGCGGCCCACCAGGGCAGCAAGCGCGGTGTAGTTTGCGGCCATATCTCGGTTGCTAGCAGTGCTGACGGTGCCCATCTGGTCGATCCTCGCTAAATCCGGTCTGCCGCAATGAGATCGCTTGTCTCCACACGGCCAATGTGAGGATCAAAGCCCATAATGGTTCGGGAAAATAGTCATCTGATCGTATACCTTGATAGGCTGGAGCGCGCGGCGCGACGGATGCTGATCTTTCGCTTTCTGTCACGGTTCTAGCTAGCAGGGGGCCCGATATCAGCGTAGGCTCTGGCCGTGGTCTGTCCCGGCATTGTTTGACGGAGTTTCAACCGGTGCATCTGCCATTGGGCAGACGGTATGCGTGTGAAAAGCATGAAACGTTGCCTAAGCTCAATCTCGCCCCTTGCCCAAAGTGAAAGGTTTACGCTTTTATTGTGATGGGTGCGGTGAAAAATGCTTCGGCTGGTGAATACGTTGGCGCTGAGTGACAAGAACTTTCTAATTTATCTTGCCGACCAGGTAGAATTGGTCCCAGGCAATGGGTGGGCGTGTCTGGTCGATGGCAGCCAAATTGTGCTCAGCCAATCTATGGCGGCCCAACTGGGGTTGCCGCATCACCAACTGATGATACCTTCTTCCATCCTAAGACATTTGGACCCCGACAATGTCGCTGTCTTCGCCCGTAAATGGTTGACGTCCATTAAGAGTGGGGAGCAATTCGACGCGATCCACCGGACGAGGTTCGCCAGCATTAGCTTCCGGTTTAGCGGCAAGCTTTTGTCGCGCACCGATTTGCCCGCCTCGTTCTGGATTGGCACTGCCTTGGAAATTGACAGCGCTCTTAAGGCGGAGCAGGTGGGGGGCTATAGCAGCTATGCGAAAGGCATTGATGAAACTGCCGCCTCTCAAAAGGCCCTAAAAGACCGGGAGGAACAGCTTCGTCTCGTCGTTGGCACGATTCCCGCCGTAGTCTGGGAGACCGAGCCTAACGGTAAAACAACTTTCTTCAACCGTCGACCAGGTGACTTTCCGGACATTGTGTTACCGGCGACAGGCGATCCGAAAGAAGCGCTTTTTACCGCAATGAGGTCTGTGATCCACCCTGATGATCAAGCGCAACTGCAAGAGGCGATGGAGAGGAGTTATCAGACTGGAGACGGGTGGCAGGCGAGATACCGCCGACGGTCAGACAGCGGATACCGCTGGCTTGAAGGTCGCACGACACCGTTGTTAGACGACAAAGGCAATCTAGTTCGTTGGTATGGCATTGGAATCGACGTTGAGGACGAAGTGCGAGCTAGAGAGCAATATCGACTTGCGCAAGAAGACCTTGAGAGGGTGACCCAGATAGCAAGCTTGGCCGAATTGTCTGCTTCGATTGCTCATGAAATAAGCCAGCCCCTAGCTTCCGCAGCGGTTGGCGCGGATGCCTGTGTCAGGTGGCTGTCTGCTGAACCTCCAAATATTCAAAAAGCAAGACTGAGCGCAGCGGGTGTCCATCGTGATACCGAGTTGGCGGCTGAGATTGTAAGCCGAGTCCGGGCTATGTTTCAGCTGGGCGAGGGGCACAAGCAAACATGCTCAATAAACACGATTGTCAGTGATGTTTGCTCTATTTTTTCGCACGGGGAAGGAGCCCGAGGCGTTGTGGTTTCGAAACGTCTAGATGCCGAAGAGCCGCTTGTCGTGGTCGATCCCTTGCAAATCCGACAGGTTTTGATGAACCTGCTGAGGAACGCATCAGAGGCAACGGCGCTCAACGACGACAGAGCACGTTCGATAGATGTCCAGACCTCCACAAGAGGGCAGCAAGTATTGGTTTCCGTTGAAGACCGGGGAACTGGCATCTCTGAACTTACAAAGATTTTCGAGCCCTTCTACACCACAAAAGACAGCGGAATGGGCGTCGGTCTCGCTATCAGCAGATCAATGATTAGTTTACACGGCGGAACGATCTGGGCTGAGAACACTGGCGAAGGAGCCCGTGTAGCATTCTCTCTTCAGCGTATGAATACTAATTCTTGACGATTTAGATTCAAGACGGTCTTCAACCAATCTCCATCGGCTTGTAGCGATGGGATAAGCATGTAACCGGATTCCACGACCTAACTACCAACTAACTGAAAACCTCTTCGCTCGCCCCCAGGAGCACACTCACGAATGAGTGAACAAGTCCGTCAAAATTAACATTGTGCGCAATTAAATTGTGCGCTAATTAATTTGCGGGAAAACGAAAGGAACTCTCATGTATAGCTTTTTGAAACTCGCGCTGGTGACAGCAGTTATCGCAACGCCTGCTCTGGCAGCATTCGCTAGCGATAAGCCTCCAATAGTTTTGGTTCATGGGGCATTCGCTGATTCTTCGAGTTGGAACGGCGTTATCGAAAGGCTCGAAAAGGACGGCTACAGCGTAACAGCAATCGCTAACCCACTTCGCGCGTTAAATCTGACGCTGAATATGTCCGCAGCTTCGTTGCAAGCTTGAAAACGTCGGTTGTTCTAGTTGGCCATTCCTACGGGGGCTCCGTGATCAGCGAGGCCGCACAGCCGTCAAACGTCAAGGCGCTCGTATACGTGGCTGCTTTTGCACCGGAGGTTGGTGAAAATGCTGCGGGACTTTCCGGAAAGTTTCCTGGCGGTACGCTCGGCGATGCACTTCAAAATCCGGTCGGTATTCCCGGTGGCGGTAGCGATTTGTATATACAGCAAGCCAAGTTTCACGATCAGTTTGCTGCAGACGTTCCTGCACAGGCTGGTGAGTTGATGGCTGCAACTCAACGCCCAATCGCGGCGTCTGCACTAGCTGAAACCGCCACAAAAGCGGCCTGGAAAGACATTCCGTCTTGGTTCATCTATGGCGACGCTGACAAAAATATTCCGGAAGCTGCACTCGGCTGGATGGCTGAGCGTGCGAAGTCAAAGAAGACTGTCGTCGTAAAAGGCGCTTCACATGTTGTAATGGTATCGAATGCGGACAAGGTCGCCGAGCTAGTTGAAGAAGCTGCGGCTTCTAAATGAGCGTTGGCCCGCGACAAGGTCGACGCGGCTTCCGTCGCGGGCCATCTTTGTTAGTCCCGTGTGTGCGATGTATCAGCTACATAGCGCTTGGGGCACAGTTTCCGCAGCGAGTGAGGCGATCTGCCCGTACTTTGGTTCACTGGGCCAAAGAAGTCAGCCACTGGCTGAAGTTTGTTTTGCCGATACGCGCTTCTCCTACGGGCACAAGTGTATCAGGCTCAAGTCGGGCACCAAAGTACAACGCGTCAGGGTCGGCTACCACACGGCGAGCGTCGCCTTTCGCCGTCAAATAACGACTCACCGCATCACTCATTGGCTCACGGTTTGGCCCAGCCACTTCGACGATGCCTCCAGTTGGGTCTCCCATTAGGACATCGCTAAGGGCATCGGCTAGATCGTTCGCCGCGATCACTTGGACATGACCAGTCGAGATGCGCGTTTCCTCGTTGGTCCCGCCAAGGTCTGCAATCGCCCCCAGGAATTCCATAAATTGTGTTGAATGCACAATTGTGAACGGCACGCCGGAATCTTTCACCAACTTCTCTTGGAGAATTTTTCCTTGGAAATAAGCATTGTCGGGGAGTCGGTCGGTGCCAACAATGGACAACAGAACGTGGTGACGAACGTTTGCCTTCTTTTCGGCATTGATGAGATTTGATGTAGAAACCCCGAAAAAATCCAGTATGCCTTGCTGGTCGAACGTTGGCGAGTTGGTTACGTCCAGGACCGCGTGAGCGTTAGCCATGGCCTGTTCCAGGCCTTCACCAGTGATGCTGTTCACACCGGTCTCCGGCGCTGCAGCAATTACTTCATGACCAGCCGACCTTAATCTGGCGACGACCTTCGTGCCGATGAACCCTGTTCCGCCTACTACAACATATTTCATTTTTCGCTTCCCTATTTTCCTTCCGATAGGGTCAACTCAAGTCGGGAATCAGGCAAGCTATACGGATGTATGCCGTCTACCTGGCGTAACCGGTCGTTTTATAGGTCAGAGCGTTGTCCAACAGTGGGATCGCGTTTGTGCTATAGCTGTGGTCGCGGCCATCAAGGTCAGTTAAAGTGGCCGAGTTGGAAGCTTAAGTAGCACCCCTTAAATTTTGTCGCCGCCATTCAAAAGCGTGATCTATGAACGCTCGCAGCCCAGCAGAGGGAAGCCGTCTGCTTGGATAATAGAGGCAGACACCAGGGTATGGGGGCGTCCACTCCGGCAGAAGCTGGACAAGTTTTCCGCTGGAAATATCGTGTTCCACCGCACGAAGGGCCACATAAGCGATGCCTGCATGTTGACGTGCCGCCAAAACACTAAGTTCGGTGCTGCCCGCGACTAGTCGCCCTCGAACATCGACCGATATCGTGTCACCGTTGCGCTCAAGCTCCCAATTCACCAGACTGCCGCTTGGCAACCGCGCCCTTATGCACTCATGCTGCAGTAGGTCTCCCGGCGACGTTGGAATGTTTTTCCGCTCAAGATAAACAGGCGAGGCAACTATGACAAAAGACTCTGTTTGGCCGAGCGAGACCGAAATCATGTCCTTTGGTATCACGTCTTGAAGCCGGATACCGGCATCAAATCCCTGGGCAACGATGTCGACTAGTCGCCCTTCTGTAACGAGGTCAACTTTCATGTCTGGATGGTTCGCCAAGAAGTCGATGACGAGTGGGAGTATTCTTTCAGCTCCACCTTCTGACGTGTTCAGCCTTAACGTCCCCGACGGAGTGCTGCGCAGATGGTCGACCGCAGCAAGTGCGGCATCGATATCGTTTAGCGCTGGACGAACCCGTTTCAGTAGCGCCTCGCCAGCCTCAGTGATGGAAACACTTCTGGTGGTTCGATTGAACAATCGAATTCCTAAACGCTTCTCCACAGTCGCAACCTGATGGCTGAGCGACGATACTGAAACCTCCAGCTCCCTCGCGGCTCCACGGAAGCTTCCAGCAGCTTCAACTGTAGCAATTGCCCGCAGGTCCGCAAGCGTCATTCCCGACATTGTCCAATTTCCTTCAACGAGGCGTCCAGCATTGTCCCGGTTATATAGTGGATCAAGCGTTGCTAGATAGGGTGGGTATCAAGGAGTGAAACTATGACAAAAACAGTTCTGATTACCGGCTGCTCGTCAGGCTTTGGCGAAGCGAGTGCATGCCTCTTTGCAGAGAGGGGGTGGAATGTTGTCGCAACGATGCGCAATCCCAGTGATCTCTGCGAAACACTGCCAAACGTTTTTGTAACCAAGCTTGATGTGCAAGATCGGGCTTCGATCCGGAGCGCATTGGATGCCGGGATCGAAAAATTCGGTCGGATTGACGTTGTAATTAACAACGCTGGGTACGGACTGTCTGGTGTTTTTGAGGGTACACCCCGAGAGAAAGTTTTGGACCAGTTTGAGGTCAACGTTTTTGGCGTGATGGACGTGGTTCGCGAAACGCTTCCCCATTTCCGTGCACATCGTTCTGGTCTCTTCATTAACGTGAGTTCGGGAGCCGGTGTTTTCGGGCTGCCGATGATCTCGCTGTATAACGCGTCCAAGTTTGCCTTAGAAGGCTTCTCGGAATCGCTGTCCTATGAGCTGAGTGCGCTCGGGATCGGTGTCAAAATTGTCGAACCAGGGGGCGTTCTCGAAACCAAGTTCGGTGAGCGCAGCGGTCAAGAATTTACCTCGACCTCAACACCTGCAGACTACGATGAATTCGTCGCTGGAGCTGGCGCGATCTTCGAGGGTTTGCGCAAGTCGCGCGGTTTGGCAACTAGCGAAGAGGTAGCTGAAGTCATTTTCAGCGCTGCAACCGACGGAACCGATCAGCTACGTTATATCGCGACTGAGGATATCAAGCCGCTCATCGAGAAAAGGCGCGGAAGCTCAGAATCGGAGTATATGACCTTTATGCGCAGCCGAATGATGCCCAAGCTTGATTGATCAAGACTAGGCTTCGGCTTGTGGCGGCTAGTAATGGCCGCCACGCATTTGTTGGCTTCCGATCATCGGCGAGCTTCGGGCAGTGGCAGTCTCTATGAACGGCTCCACTTAAACTGAGGTCGAGCCCGTGGCTATATCTTTGTATACTTTTCAAATGACGACATTCCGTCGATTCTCCGAGCAATCACATTGCTAGGATGAAAACATGTCAAAGATTTCTTTCACCATTGTATGGCTTATACTTTTTACACTTCCGGCCGGAGCCATTGAGCGTATGTACGCGGCACGTGCTAGCTGCCAGCAGGTTCAAGGCATCATCGCGCGAGATGGTGCCGTAATCTTGAGGTTCCCTTCTAAGAATGTGCCTGGCCTGACCCTTTACACTCGGTATGTCCGTTCTGAATTCAAATGCGACAGTGATTTTGGAATCTCCGTACGCAATATCGAAACTGCGGATGACATCAACTGCAGACTGAAGGAGTGCACCCGAAAGTCGCGTGGCTCGAACAGGCGATAGCCAGGTTGCGCGATACTGGAAAAATTTTGTCAAATGCCTAACGCGATGAGACACCAGCGGCGAGCATTTGAACATTTCAATAAGGGCGACTGTGATAGCAAGCCGCTTTCTAGCTCGTCAGTGAACTATTGCTCCTTACGCTTCATACTTGGCAGTCGTGCCAGCACCTCGTGGCGCAACTCTTTATGTCCAACCCTTCAAGGCAGCAATAGGTGGTGAAATTGCATCGTCCTGGTCCTGGTTACCAACTACCGTATAGCTGGTGCTGGATTGATCGCCTTGTTCTAATGCCTGAGGGTAAATATCAGGAGTTTTTGCGTGCAACGACGAACCCTTCTCTTCGGGACAGCAACAGCAGTTTTAATCGGCACGATCACCGAGCCACGCGCTGAGCGCGCGAACCTGAAAGAGGAGGCGGGTTTGTTCACGACGGTAAAGCAAATTAATGCAGGTGTGTTGAGCGTGGGGTACTTTGAAGCTGGTCTTAAGGGTGCCCCAGTAGTCGTGTTATTACACGGCTTTCCATACGACGTGCTGAGCTTTGTCGAGGTTGGGCCGAGCCTCGTAAAAAAGGGTTACAGGGTAATCGTCCCATACCTAAGAGGCCACGGGACAACCAACTTCCTTGATCCGAAAACCCCGCGATCCGGTCAACAGGCGGCAATCGGCCGAGACTTAATTGAATTGTTAGATGCCCTGGAGATCGAAAACGCGATCTTCGCAGGGTACGACTGGGGCGGTCGCGCAGCGTGCGTTGGCGCGGCACTTTGGCCAGAAAGGTGCAACGGTTTGGTTTCGGTCAACAGTTATCTTATTCAAGATATTGCTAAATCGAACCAGCCTGCTCCCGCTCATGTCGAGCGCGGATTTTGGTATCAGTTCTATTTCCAAACCGAGAGAGGGAGAAAAGGTCTCGCTCGAAACCGGACGGAAATAGCGAGGATCATGTGGCACGAAAATTCCCCGACATGGCGCTTTGACAACGAAACCTTCGAACGCAGTGCTCGATCATTTGAGAACCCGGACTACGTGGACGTTGTAGTCCACTCATACCGCCACCGTCTTGGTGGCGCGAAGGGTTACCCGGATTACATCGAGATTGAAGAGAAACTCGCTATACAGCCAGTCATTCAAGTTCCTTCCGTGACCCTGGATGGAGCTGCCGATGGTGTGGTTTCAGCCACTGACGGTACGGCCACCGCTGCTAAGTTTGGTGGCAAGAGAGTACACCGAGTTATTCCTGGTGTCGGGCACAATCTTCCACAGGAGGCACCCGCCGCGTTCATCGACGCCGTGATCGAAGTGGCTTCCCTTTAAAAAAAATTGGCCAACTAAAATGCCGAAAGCAAACCATCGTATATCTCATCTTCTGTGGCATTCGACCGTAAGTTCGGTCTGTGCCGCTGCATAAAGGTACTCAACGGAGCTGATAACGATGTTAAAACTACTCACAGCCACGACTTTAATGATCGCCACTTTGACGACGCCGACATGGGCAGCGCAAAAAGCGCATAAGGCAAAAATTTCGGTGATCTTCGACCACAAGCTGCCTGATCTTCCGGGAAAAAGCTTGCGAGGCGTCTTGGTCGAATACGGACCAGGCGGCTACAATCCTTCCCACACTCATGCGAAAAGCGCCTTCATATCGGCTACTGTCATTGAAGGTGAAGTTAAAAGCAAGGTAAATGGCGGGGACGAAAAGGTATTCAAGACCGGGGAAAACTGGATCGAGGTGCCCGGTGACCACCATCAAGTGAGTGCCAACGCGAGCACCACAAAGCCTGCGAAAATTCTCGCTGTTTTCGTCGTCGATACGACTGAAACAGAACTCACAACCCCTGATCCTTGACATTGGGGTAAACGACCGGGCCCTCTGATTGCTGCCCGAAATCGGTGGAGAGACCGCAGGACACGACTGCGAACGATAGCGGGCTTCATCGAGGATCAACCAAGGCGGATATCGCCTTGGAAATCCGAGATTACAGGGTATCAAGCGAGGGCGTTGAGCCCGCCGCGACAAGATGGCGTGATTTGTTTTAAACGCCCAGTGACTGAGTTAGTTTGCGAAGCAGTCCGTCTAACTGAACAATCTCGCGTGCGGTCAGCCCGGTCAGAAGCTCACGTTGCGTGACAACGTGATCAACGATTGCTTGTTCAATACGCTCCAGGCCTTCGGTTGTCAGGCACACAATAGCTTTGCGAGCGTCATCCGGGTCGGCTGTTCTTAGGACGAGCCCCGATTTTTCTAACTGATCGATCCGGTTCGTCATGGTGCCGGACGTGATCATCATTGATGCCAAAAGATCGCCAGCAGAGAGAGAGTAGGGCGGTCCAGACCTTCGCAGAGCGGACAACACATCGAACCCGGCCATGTTCAACCCGTGAGACGCGAATGTCTGCTCCGCCACGGTATGCATATGCTTGGTTGCTCGCGATAAGCGTCCTATCGGCCCCATTGTGGTCACATCCAGATCGGGACGTGCCACGCGCCACTGCTCAATGACTTTATCTACTTGATCCATGGTACCCCGATAAACCTAATACGTCTTGACGTCAAGATAAAAGAGGCCATTTATTTTGACGTCGAACATCTTGACATAGAGATAATGCGACAACATATTTATCTCGACGTCAAGATTATCGATGTCGCAACAGTCCCAACATTCTGACCCGACAACCGAGGATTTATTCGAAATGTCTGACCTATTCACTTCCGTCCGAGTAGGACCTTACTCTCTGGCAAACCGTCTGGCGATGGCTCCGATGACCCGCAGTCGAGCCAACACCGACGGGACGCCTACGCCACTGATGGCCGAGTATTACGCCCAGCGCGCCAGCCTGGGCCTGATTTTGACAGAAGCCACCCAACCCTCAGACATAGGGCAAGGCAATGTAAATACCCCCGGCATCTACACAGCAGCGCACGTGAAGGGCTGGGAGCAGGTCACGTCGGCGATCCACGCCAAGGGTGGTCGTGTGTTCATCCAGATTATGCACGTTGGCCGCATGTCGCACCCCGAAAATGTAGTCGGTAACCTGCAAGCTGTCGCGCCGTCCGCTCTCGCACCTAACTTACAGCTCCACACCCCGTCCGGAATGAAGGAAGTGCCAGTACCGCGAGAAATGACTCTGCAGGACATTAAGCAAACTGTCGCAGATTTCCGCCATGCGGCTCGATCTGCCATCGAAGCCGGTGCAGATGGTGTCGAGGTCCACGGCGCGAACGGCTACCTCATTCAGCAATTCCTTGCTCCCAATGCGAACGTACGCACCGACGAATATGGGGGCTCAATACCGAATCGTGCGCGCTTTGCTATCGAGGTGGTAAGTGCGGTTGTTGAGGAAATCGGCGCGGAGCGCACAGGCTTCCGCGTCTCTCCCGGTGGTCCATTGGGCGATCTCGACGAGGGCAGCGAAGGCCCAGCCCTTTATCGCTACCTCGTAGGCGAATTAGACAAACTTGGGCTTGCCTTCCTTGATGTAATGCATTGGGGCAACGAGGAGCTACTCAAAGATATACGCAATCTCTGGCACCAGACGTTGATCCTGAACCGTCCTGGTCGTCCGCGCGAACTGATTGGCGCTGACGTAGCCGCCGGTCTAGCCGACATCGAATCCTATGGCTCGATGACACTGGCCAATCCAGACTTCGCGCGCCGCACACAGACTAAGGCACCTTTGAATGAGGTGGACAAGGCAACCTTCTTTGGTGGCAGCGCACGCGGTTACACTGATTACCCTAGCCTGGCGTGACCATGACTGAAGATTTAGTCAATCTCAGTAGAAAGGTATCTCGATGTACATAGTTTCTGAAGTGCTCTTCTGGGCTCTCGCCATTTTTTTCCTTTATGGAGCCCTTAACAACTTCCTGGCTCGCGGCAACCTCCGCGAGACCTACCGCAACTGGGGGTATCCTGACGGATTTCACTACGTGACAGCAGCCCTAGAATTTATCGCTGCCATCCTTCTCATCGTACCTAGCACAAGGATTTTTGGTGCGGCGCTGGCATCCTGCGTAATGGTGGCGGCAACTGGTACGCTTTTGAGGGCGGGCCTACGTAAGCAGGCAATCATACCAGGAATTATATTAGCGTTCTCTGGCCTTGGCGTCGCTGCCGCATACAGCGCGGTTTCACAATCATAGCTGCCTGTTTCCTACTCAAGCGCTCTGAAGCGAATGCACTTATGAAGGTGATCCCGGCCCGCGAGTATACTAGCGCTTCAACAGCGAACTACTATCCTGGCCTCGGCGGGTGAGACCAATGCACAAGTCCCCATCAACACGACTAAGAAGATAAGGAAAAGCAAATGAAAGCCGTAATTATCGGTGGAAGTGGCTTCATCGGATCAAAGGTTGCCAAATTTTTGAAAGATGCAGGCCACAAAGTCGTCGCCGCTTCCAGACGAAGTGGCATCGACGCAGTAACCGGCACGGGCGTAGCGGAAGCGATGAAAGATGCGGACGTCGTGATCGACGTTTCAAATTCGCCATCGTTTGAA comes from the Pararhizobium qamdonense genome and includes:
- a CDS encoding LysR family transcriptional regulator, with protein sequence MSGMTLADLRAIATVEAAGSFRGAARELEVSVSSLSHQVATVEKRLGIRLFNRTTRSVSITEAGEALLKRVRPALNDIDAALAAVDHLRSTPSGTLRLNTSEGGAERILPLVIDFLANHPDMKVDLVTEGRLVDIVAQGFDAGIRLQDVIPKDMISVSLGQTESFVIVASPVYLERKNIPTSPGDLLQHECIRARLPSGSLVNWELERNGDTISVDVRGRLVAGSTELSVLAARQHAGIAYVALRAVEHDISSGKLVQLLPEWTPPYPGVCLYYPSRRLPSAGLRAFIDHAFEWRRQNLRGAT
- a CDS encoding alpha/beta fold hydrolase; its protein translation is MQRRTLLFGTATAVLIGTITEPRAERANLKEEAGLFTTVKQINAGVLSVGYFEAGLKGAPVVVLLHGFPYDVLSFVEVGPSLVKKGYRVIVPYLRGHGTTNFLDPKTPRSGQQAAIGRDLIELLDALEIENAIFAGYDWGGRAACVGAALWPERCNGLVSVNSYLIQDIAKSNQPAPAHVERGFWYQFYFQTERGRKGLARNRTEIARIMWHENSPTWRFDNETFERSARSFENPDYVDVVVHSYRHRLGGAKGYPDYIEIEEKLAIQPVIQVPSVTLDGAADGVVSATDGTATAAKFGGKRVHRVIPGVGHNLPQEAPAAFIDAVIEVASL
- a CDS encoding sensor histidine kinase, whose translation is MALSDKNFLIYLADQVELVPGNGWACLVDGSQIVLSQSMAAQLGLPHHQLMIPSSILRHLDPDNVAVFARKWLTSIKSGEQFDAIHRTRFASISFRFSGKLLSRTDLPASFWIGTALEIDSALKAEQVGGYSSYAKGIDETAASQKALKDREEQLRLVVGTIPAVVWETEPNGKTTFFNRRPGDFPDIVLPATGDPKEALFTAMRSVIHPDDQAQLQEAMERSYQTGDGWQARYRRRSDSGYRWLEGRTTPLLDDKGNLVRWYGIGIDVEDEVRAREQYRLAQEDLERVTQIASLAELSASIAHEISQPLASAAVGADACVRWLSAEPPNIQKARLSAAGVHRDTELAAEIVSRVRAMFQLGEGHKQTCSINTIVSDVCSIFSHGEGARGVVVSKRLDAEEPLVVVDPLQIRQVLMNLLRNASEATALNDDRARSIDVQTSTRGQQVLVSVEDRGTGISELTKIFEPFYTTKDSGMGVGLAISRSMISLHGGTIWAENTGEGARVAFSLQRMNTNS
- a CDS encoding cupin domain-containing protein, whose protein sequence is MLKLLTATTLMIATLTTPTWAAQKAHKAKISVIFDHKLPDLPGKSLRGVLVEYGPGGYNPSHTHAKSAFISATVIEGEVKSKVNGGDEKVFKTGENWIEVPGDHHQVSANASTTKPAKILAVFVVDTTETELTTPDP
- a CDS encoding DoxX family protein, whose translation is MGTVSTASNRDMAANYTALAALVGRLLISPIFITSGIGKITNSESYLGYIAASGLPFPVIALVGAIVLEIGGGAAIALGYQTRFVGLILALFSLLTALVFHSDFSDQNQFLHFWKNAAMAGGLLQLAAFGAGVASLDGRRSRQRWMVS
- a CDS encoding alkene reductase, whose amino-acid sequence is MSDLFTSVRVGPYSLANRLAMAPMTRSRANTDGTPTPLMAEYYAQRASLGLILTEATQPSDIGQGNVNTPGIYTAAHVKGWEQVTSAIHAKGGRVFIQIMHVGRMSHPENVVGNLQAVAPSALAPNLQLHTPSGMKEVPVPREMTLQDIKQTVADFRHAARSAIEAGADGVEVHGANGYLIQQFLAPNANVRTDEYGGSIPNRARFAIEVVSAVVEEIGAERTGFRVSPGGPLGDLDEGSEGPALYRYLVGELDKLGLAFLDVMHWGNEELLKDIRNLWHQTLILNRPGRPRELIGADVAAGLADIESYGSMTLANPDFARRTQTKAPLNEVDKATFFGGSARGYTDYPSLA
- a CDS encoding MarR family winged helix-turn-helix transcriptional regulator; protein product: MDQVDKVIEQWRVARPDLDVTTMGPIGRLSRATKHMHTVAEQTFASHGLNMAGFDVLSALRRSGPPYSLSAGDLLASMMITSGTMTNRIDQLEKSGLVLRTADPDDARKAIVCLTTEGLERIEQAIVDHVVTQRELLTGLTAREIVQLDGLLRKLTQSLGV
- a CDS encoding DoxX family protein; its protein translation is MYIVSEVLFWALAIFFLYGALNNFLARGNLRETYRNWGYPDGFHYVTAALEFIAAILLIVPSTRIFGAALASCVMVAATGTLLRAGLRKQAIIPGIILAFSGLGVAAAYSAVSQS
- a CDS encoding SDR family oxidoreductase, whose product is MKYVVVGGTGFIGTKVVARLRSAGHEVIAAAPETGVNSITGEGLEQAMANAHAVLDVTNSPTFDQQGILDFFGVSTSNLINAEKKANVRHHVLLSIVGTDRLPDNAYFQGKILQEKLVKDSGVPFTIVHSTQFMEFLGAIADLGGTNEETRISTGHVQVIAANDLADALSDVLMGDPTGGIVEVAGPNREPMSDAVSRYLTAKGDARRVVADPDALYFGARLEPDTLVPVGEARIGKTNFSQWLTSLAQ
- a CDS encoding SDR family oxidoreductase, whose protein sequence is MTKTVLITGCSSGFGEASACLFAERGWNVVATMRNPSDLCETLPNVFVTKLDVQDRASIRSALDAGIEKFGRIDVVINNAGYGLSGVFEGTPREKVLDQFEVNVFGVMDVVRETLPHFRAHRSGLFINVSSGAGVFGLPMISLYNASKFALEGFSESLSYELSALGIGVKIVEPGGVLETKFGERSGQEFTSTSTPADYDEFVAGAGAIFEGLRKSRGLATSEEVAEVIFSAATDGTDQLRYIATEDIKPLIEKRRGSSESEYMTFMRSRMMPKLD